The following are encoded together in the Fibrobacter sp. UWB10 genome:
- a CDS encoding ATP-dependent RecD-like DNA helicase yields MILEGTVKSITFHSPQNGFTVLRIIDSSTKKVVVVTGTLPELSVGENLRFEGEWGRHPKFGEQFQAKHFEIVETQNNNLAAYLGSGLFPGIGPKTAQAIVDAFGEELRDILDYEPDRFRAKKIKGLSAAKVEQFLASWQENRHSRETLLFLYNHDITGSVAKKLWMKFGQDTISKIRENPYILCEEIWGIGFLKADEIAMKVGIPKDSPMRMQEALLYSLQEASLSDGHCYLPSNDLIGRTLKNLRIDVTDDDAIQNLLEQFKRICETGRIKRHGDDCFFPPLDNAEQKIAEIIKRRLNENELPTYGFERELVDWEREHKFSFHPVQREAIRLATAHKICIITGGPGTGKTTILKGILHLARKMGENILLAAPTGRAAKRMGDCCGDKTYTIHRLLEVDPVTKKFNKNEFNKLDCNLLVVDEFSMVDTWLAASLLDAVPETARIVFVGDADQLPSVGPGNVLNDLLQCPRIPSVRLQHIFRQSGDNDIADKAAKINQGITPAPIEGPNFHFVPFETPEEAKQHLQRLIATGVRSKIDIDLKTDLQILVPMRKGPLGIIELNPFLQDLLNPGVPRHKMVGIGWSVGDRVMQIKNNYDKNVFNGDVGIVYSIYKEKRKIAVFFDEKLITYQDDELDELQLAYACTIHKSQGSEYPAVIVILDSSHYVMLQRNLIYTAITRAKGHVWILSAPGAFHQAVRNNRSTRRYTRLKERLN; encoded by the coding sequence GTGATTCTCGAAGGAACCGTCAAGTCCATCACCTTTCACAGTCCGCAGAACGGATTCACCGTCCTGCGGATTATTGATAGTAGCACCAAGAAGGTAGTCGTCGTCACGGGAACCTTGCCCGAACTTTCCGTAGGCGAAAACCTACGCTTTGAAGGCGAATGGGGTCGCCACCCCAAATTCGGCGAACAGTTCCAAGCAAAGCATTTCGAAATCGTCGAAACCCAGAACAACAATTTAGCCGCCTACCTCGGCAGCGGCCTTTTTCCGGGAATCGGCCCCAAGACAGCCCAAGCCATCGTCGACGCTTTTGGCGAAGAATTGCGCGACATTCTCGACTACGAACCCGACCGCTTTCGTGCCAAGAAAATCAAGGGTCTTTCAGCCGCCAAGGTAGAACAGTTCCTCGCCAGCTGGCAAGAAAATCGCCACAGCCGCGAAACCTTATTGTTCCTGTACAATCACGACATCACAGGCTCTGTCGCCAAGAAGCTGTGGATGAAATTCGGGCAGGACACCATCAGCAAAATCCGCGAAAACCCCTACATTCTCTGCGAAGAAATCTGGGGAATCGGATTCTTGAAGGCCGACGAAATCGCGATGAAAGTCGGCATCCCGAAAGACAGCCCCATGCGCATGCAAGAAGCACTTCTCTACTCGTTGCAAGAAGCATCGCTTTCGGACGGTCACTGCTATTTGCCAAGCAACGATTTAATCGGACGCACCCTCAAGAACTTGCGCATTGACGTCACCGACGACGATGCAATCCAGAATTTGCTGGAACAGTTCAAGCGAATTTGCGAAACGGGCCGCATCAAGCGCCACGGCGACGATTGTTTCTTTCCGCCGCTCGACAATGCGGAGCAGAAAATCGCCGAAATCATCAAGCGCAGACTCAACGAAAACGAATTGCCCACTTACGGCTTTGAGCGCGAACTCGTCGACTGGGAACGCGAACATAAATTCAGCTTTCACCCGGTGCAGCGCGAAGCGATTCGCCTTGCCACAGCACACAAGATTTGCATCATTACCGGCGGCCCAGGCACCGGCAAGACGACGATTCTCAAAGGAATCCTTCACCTTGCCCGCAAGATGGGCGAAAACATTCTGCTCGCCGCCCCGACGGGCCGCGCGGCCAAGCGCATGGGCGACTGTTGTGGCGACAAGACCTACACCATCCACCGTCTGCTTGAAGTCGACCCCGTCACCAAGAAATTCAACAAGAACGAGTTCAATAAGCTCGATTGCAATTTGCTCGTCGTCGACGAATTCAGTATGGTAGACACCTGGCTTGCGGCCTCGCTCCTCGACGCCGTTCCCGAAACAGCCCGCATCGTCTTTGTTGGCGACGCCGACCAGCTCCCGAGTGTCGGCCCCGGCAACGTACTCAACGATCTGCTGCAGTGTCCGCGCATCCCAAGCGTCCGCCTGCAGCACATCTTTAGACAATCCGGCGATAACGACATCGCCGACAAGGCCGCTAAAATCAATCAGGGCATCACGCCCGCCCCGATCGAAGGTCCAAACTTCCACTTCGTTCCGTTCGAAACGCCCGAAGAAGCCAAGCAGCATTTACAGCGACTGATCGCGACCGGCGTGCGCAGCAAAATCGATATCGACCTCAAAACCGACTTGCAGATTCTCGTTCCCATGCGCAAAGGTCCCCTCGGCATTATCGAGCTAAACCCGTTCCTGCAAGACCTGCTGAATCCAGGAGTTCCTCGCCACAAGATGGTCGGCATCGGCTGGAGCGTAGGCGACCGCGTCATGCAAATCAAGAACAACTACGACAAGAACGTGTTCAACGGCGACGTCGGAATCGTCTACAGCATCTACAAAGAGAAACGCAAAATCGCCGTCTTCTTCGACGAAAAGCTCATCACCTACCAAGATGACGAACTCGACGAACTGCAACTCGCCTACGCCTGCACCATCCACAAGAGCCAGGGCAGCGAATACCCCGCTGTCATCGTAATTCTCGATTCCAGCCACTACGTGATGCTACAGCGCAACTTAATCTACACCGCCATCACCCGCGCGAAAGGCCACGTGTGGATTCTTTCTGCCCCCGGCGCCTTCCACCAGGCCGTCCGCAACAACCGCAGCACCCGCCGCTACACGCGCCTTAAAGAAAGACTCAATTAA
- a CDS encoding branched-chain amino acid aminotransferase, translating to MNTVDWKTLPFGYYDTDYNVRCYYRDGKWGKVELSSSKDISIHMAATCLHYGQEGFEGLKAYTGKDGKVRIFRVDENAKRMQNTANRVLMAVPPVELFREMVHTVVKANKRFVPPYGYGATLYIRPLLIGMSPEVGVKPADEYLLMMFVTPVGPYFKDGFKPVDMMISRNYDRAAPQGTGTVKVGGNYAASLQSLAEAKKLGYSSTIYLDAKEKKYIDECGPANFFGIKGKTYVTPKSESILPSITNKSLQQLAEYLGYTVERRQVPFEELAEFSETAECGTAAVITPIKKIVDPVAGKEFTYGDGKNPGPVCTELFTKYTAIQFGEAEDPFGWTEVVDL from the coding sequence TTGAACACTGTCGATTGGAAGACGCTCCCCTTCGGTTATTACGATACCGATTACAATGTCCGCTGCTACTACCGCGATGGCAAGTGGGGCAAGGTTGAACTTTCTTCTTCCAAGGACATCAGCATCCACATGGCCGCCACCTGCTTGCACTACGGCCAGGAAGGTTTTGAAGGCCTCAAGGCTTACACGGGCAAGGACGGCAAGGTCCGTATTTTCCGCGTCGACGAAAACGCCAAGCGCATGCAGAACACGGCTAACCGCGTACTCATGGCTGTTCCGCCTGTTGAATTGTTCCGCGAAATGGTTCACACCGTGGTGAAGGCCAACAAGCGCTTTGTTCCGCCGTATGGCTACGGTGCAACGCTCTACATCCGTCCGCTCCTCATCGGTATGAGCCCGGAAGTGGGTGTGAAGCCTGCCGACGAATACCTGCTCATGATGTTCGTGACTCCGGTGGGTCCGTACTTCAAGGACGGGTTCAAGCCGGTGGACATGATGATTAGCCGCAACTATGACCGCGCTGCTCCGCAGGGTACGGGTACGGTGAAGGTCGGCGGTAACTACGCTGCTAGCCTCCAGTCCCTTGCAGAAGCCAAGAAACTCGGCTACTCCAGCACCATCTATCTGGATGCGAAGGAAAAGAAGTACATCGACGAATGCGGTCCGGCAAACTTCTTCGGTATCAAGGGCAAGACCTACGTGACCCCGAAGTCCGAATCCATTCTGCCGTCTATCACCAACAAGAGTTTGCAGCAGCTGGCTGAATACCTCGGCTACACCGTGGAACGCCGCCAGGTTCCGTTCGAAGAACTCGCTGAATTCTCCGAAACTGCCGAATGCGGTACCGCCGCCGTGATTACCCCGATCAAGAAGATTGTGGATCCGGTTGCCGGCAAGGAATTCACCTACGGTGACGGCAAGAATCCGGGCCCGGTCTGCACGGAACTCTTCACGAAGTACACTGCTATCCAGTTCGGTGAAGCGGAAGACCCGTTTGGCTGGACTGAAGTGGTTGATTTGTAA
- a CDS encoding fibrobacter succinogenes major paralogous domain-containing protein, with the protein MKKIFALLLSAVLFVACDDDSNSSAPATDPSEKSSSSVCGDCDGSSRSTKSSSSSGVPEGYVDPSTVVTGTMTDERDGQTYKTVTIGTQTWMAENLNYNTLNSSCSYRDTTKCSEYGRGYSWSAAKNACPSGWHLPTRDEFEILFTTIGDQETAGALLKSSSGWYDNGNGSDAYSFAALPSGDVNDNGIIDGNEGYSANFWSSSESQTYSEFAIDISLSYDKDYAAIDSQTWNMRFSVRCVKDN; encoded by the coding sequence GTGAAAAAGATCTTTGCGTTGTTGCTTTCGGCAGTTTTGTTTGTTGCCTGTGACGATGACTCTAATAGTTCAGCGCCAGCCACAGACCCGAGTGAAAAATCCTCTTCGTCTGTTTGCGGGGACTGCGATGGTTCGAGCCGTTCGACGAAGTCTTCCTCGAGTAGCGGTGTTCCCGAGGGGTATGTAGATCCTTCGACTGTAGTTACGGGGACTATGACTGACGAACGTGATGGGCAGACCTACAAGACTGTGACCATCGGTACGCAGACCTGGATGGCGGAAAACTTGAACTATAATACATTGAACAGTAGCTGCTCCTATCGTGACACGACCAAATGTTCCGAATATGGTCGTGGTTATAGCTGGTCTGCTGCGAAAAATGCTTGCCCGAGTGGCTGGCATCTGCCGACAAGAGATGAATTTGAAATTTTATTTACCACAATTGGCGACCAAGAAACGGCAGGCGCATTGCTTAAATCTTCTAGCGGCTGGTATGACAACGGAAATGGCTCGGATGCCTATTCCTTTGCGGCGCTCCCTAGTGGAGATGTGAATGACAATGGAATTATTGATGGCAATGAGGGATACAGTGCTAATTTCTGGAGTTCTTCTGAATCCCAGACCTATAGCGAATTCGCAATTGATATAAGCTTGTCTTATGATAAAGATTACGCGGCCATTGATAGTCAAACATGGAATATGCGATTTTCTGTCCGTTGCGTGAAGGACAATTAG
- a CDS encoding radical SAM protein, with product MNSLLQKAIEGNRLSPAEALDILKNAPWTEVTEAADIVRHRINPGNKVGYTAFRIINYTNVCEITCSFCSFCRPAHSPEAYVLSLDEIRQKTLEAKAKGADQIFLQGGVNKDIPLSYYTDVLKMLTQEMGVKVRGFSPVELVRIAEFNGISLDELLDILKDAGLSSVPGAGAEILSDRMRQILSPKKLPAQVWCDTLAACHKKGLPGSANIVFGSVETPEEIIEHLDYVRKTQDIANGFKSFVVWTFQPQTDKFPIRHVRGDEYLKLLALSRLYLDNIPHIEVSLLGMGLSLGELGLHCGADDINSIVIEENVLQNHGLTTIEQAENFIKNAGFTPYRRSLNFD from the coding sequence ATGAATTCCCTTTTGCAAAAAGCAATCGAAGGCAACCGCCTCTCCCCCGCCGAAGCACTCGACATTCTGAAGAACGCCCCGTGGACCGAGGTGACCGAGGCCGCCGATATCGTGCGCCACCGCATAAACCCCGGCAACAAGGTGGGCTACACGGCTTTCCGCATCATCAACTACACGAATGTCTGCGAAATCACTTGCAGTTTTTGCAGCTTTTGCCGCCCGGCGCATAGCCCAGAAGCCTACGTGCTTAGTTTGGACGAAATCCGCCAGAAGACCCTTGAAGCAAAAGCCAAGGGCGCCGACCAGATTTTTCTGCAGGGCGGCGTGAATAAGGACATTCCGCTCAGCTACTACACCGATGTCCTGAAAATGCTTACACAGGAAATGGGCGTAAAAGTTCGCGGTTTTTCGCCAGTGGAACTGGTGCGCATCGCCGAATTCAACGGAATTTCGCTCGACGAGCTGCTAGATATTCTTAAGGACGCAGGTCTCAGTTCCGTTCCGGGTGCCGGCGCCGAGATTCTCTCCGACCGCATGCGCCAAATCCTGAGCCCGAAAAAGTTGCCCGCCCAAGTCTGGTGCGACACGCTTGCCGCCTGCCACAAGAAAGGGCTCCCCGGCAGCGCAAACATCGTTTTCGGTAGCGTCGAGACGCCCGAAGAAATCATCGAGCATCTGGATTACGTGCGCAAGACTCAAGATATTGCAAACGGGTTCAAGAGTTTTGTGGTCTGGACATTCCAGCCGCAAACCGACAAGTTCCCGATCCGCCACGTGCGCGGCGACGAATACCTCAAGCTTCTGGCGCTTTCGCGCCTGTACCTCGACAACATCCCGCATATCGAAGTTTCGCTCCTCGGCATGGGGCTTTCTTTAGGTGAACTCGGGCTGCACTGCGGCGCCGACGACATCAACAGCATCGTCATCGAAGAAAACGTGCTCCAGAACCACGGCCTCACGACCATCGAACAAGCCGAAAATTTCATCAAAAACGCCGGTTTTACCCCCTACCGCCGCTCCCTTAACTTCGATTAA
- a CDS encoding BatD family protein, translating into MKRIILFCLAAALCVSARPSLQVDRERVESGKTFGLQLVFPLAELPENRSDLQMEPANGFTLMGIDSTDQVIRPSMEDMFNSFFSGGSRGGYKARVYTFKLKAPKKTGRLSVGQIFLTIDGQKRNLTGDVPITIQRAYTDDALAVSLTPSKKSIYEGEQFSVTLGFHTYEHFEGGLQATDMNTGDDFIVHRSDLSNMKFEPVEGSRREMQASAKFAWLSPTKSGNLQIPPFKFKYTKRGEPKVVEEKKQMGGMSFHAQSIRQESVETETQTPTVNITVKPLPTEGKPANFSGMVGSYTFNADFDRTNLKVGEAMTLTINIKGDGLPGSITDPKLPDFGEFRSVPPENEINKKIVGNKVVTTKNIRVFLYPKKKGEFTIPEISYSWFNPSKKKYETAKAGPWNVVVEKGEAAAEAIFQAPVAQGPAAVQKQEIESLGSDIRFIHKVNDASDSTAPYKSFLYWVIFAAAIPFYLIVTFAVRSRRKHNSDAALVRKGKADKMLKARFANAREALKKGDAKALYAALENGLIDYLSDKTNLEFKGMTRPQMKEELAKLGIKAETIAAIDSWLEKCAFARFAPVNPTKDEQEQMLKDVEKLCEGLKV; encoded by the coding sequence ATGAAACGAATTATCTTATTTTGCCTAGCCGCTGCCCTGTGCGTATCTGCACGGCCGTCCCTGCAAGTGGACCGGGAACGCGTGGAATCGGGCAAGACCTTTGGACTCCAGCTCGTATTCCCTTTAGCAGAACTTCCTGAAAACCGTAGCGATTTGCAGATGGAACCTGCAAACGGATTCACCCTCATGGGAATCGACAGTACCGACCAGGTGATTCGCCCCAGCATGGAAGACATGTTCAATTCGTTTTTCAGTGGCGGAAGTCGCGGCGGTTACAAAGCCCGCGTTTACACCTTTAAGCTGAAAGCCCCGAAAAAGACGGGCCGACTCAGCGTCGGACAGATTTTCTTGACCATCGACGGACAAAAACGCAACCTTACCGGCGATGTTCCTATTACCATTCAGCGCGCCTACACCGACGACGCTCTGGCCGTTAGCCTGACTCCGAGCAAAAAGTCCATTTACGAAGGCGAACAGTTCAGCGTGACGCTCGGATTCCACACCTACGAACACTTTGAAGGCGGCCTGCAGGCCACCGACATGAACACGGGCGACGATTTTATTGTACACCGTAGCGATCTTTCGAACATGAAGTTCGAACCGGTCGAAGGCAGCCGCCGCGAAATGCAGGCAAGCGCCAAGTTCGCATGGCTCAGCCCCACCAAGAGCGGCAACCTGCAAATTCCGCCGTTCAAGTTCAAGTACACCAAGCGCGGCGAACCCAAGGTAGTCGAAGAGAAAAAGCAAATGGGCGGCATGTCGTTCCATGCTCAATCGATTCGTCAGGAATCTGTCGAAACCGAAACGCAAACCCCCACGGTGAACATTACGGTAAAGCCGCTGCCTACCGAAGGCAAGCCCGCCAACTTTAGCGGCATGGTCGGTAGCTACACCTTTAACGCAGACTTCGACCGCACCAACCTCAAGGTCGGCGAAGCAATGACTCTCACCATCAACATCAAGGGTGACGGTCTGCCTGGATCCATTACCGACCCCAAGCTCCCCGACTTCGGCGAGTTCCGCTCGGTGCCGCCCGAAAACGAAATCAACAAGAAGATTGTCGGCAACAAGGTAGTGACCACCAAAAACATTCGCGTGTTCCTGTACCCCAAAAAGAAGGGCGAATTCACCATTCCCGAAATTTCTTACTCTTGGTTCAACCCAAGCAAAAAGAAGTACGAAACCGCTAAGGCTGGCCCCTGGAACGTCGTCGTAGAAAAGGGTGAAGCCGCTGCCGAGGCTATCTTCCAAGCGCCGGTCGCCCAAGGCCCCGCTGCCGTGCAAAAACAAGAAATTGAATCGCTGGGTTCCGACATTCGCTTTATTCACAAGGTGAACGACGCCAGCGACTCAACCGCCCCCTACAAGAGCTTTCTTTACTGGGTGATTTTTGCCGCCGCGATTCCGTTCTACTTGATTGTAACGTTTGCCGTGCGCAGCCGCCGCAAGCACAACAGCGATGCCGCCCTGGTGCGTAAGGGCAAGGCCGACAAGATGCTCAAGGCCCGTTTTGCAAACGCCCGCGAAGCCTTAAAGAAGGGCGACGCCAAGGCACTTTACGCCGCCCTCGAAAACGGTTTGATTGATTACCTAAGCGACAAGACCAACCTGGAATTCAAGGGCATGACCCGTCCGCAAATGAAGGAAGAACTGGCCAAGCTTGGTATTAAGGCCGAAACGATTGCCGCCATTGACAGCTGGCTTGAAAAGTGCGCGTTCGCGCGTTTTGCTCCGGTGAATCCGACCAAGGACGAACAGGAACAAATGTTGAAAGATGTCGAAAAATTGTGCGAAGGATTGAAGGTATAA
- a CDS encoding tetratricopeptide repeat protein, with amino-acid sequence MKMKVFIFFAMMVALATAGFAADHCNGIESGVVYYNEGEFERAIDEWRTCVDNGTENSDLYYNLGNAYFREGKIGFAIYYYKSALRLAPNNDDIIHNLKYAQAMTRDKVEEDGEENPLLAGLFKAHHALSLRTQMWVLLGIFWAIALAAIARRISRSGRAKNVLIGAMFALSSIFCIIAMSAGYKIFVAETDIEGVVTAKDADVTSAPNNKSQTLNTLSEGTTFEVLSEQGGFVEIRLGEKIRGFVKTSDVGIVK; translated from the coding sequence ATGAAAATGAAAGTATTTATCTTTTTCGCCATGATGGTCGCTTTGGCGACAGCAGGTTTTGCGGCAGATCATTGCAACGGAATTGAATCCGGCGTCGTCTATTATAACGAAGGCGAATTCGAGCGAGCCATTGACGAATGGCGCACCTGCGTTGACAACGGCACCGAAAATTCGGACCTCTACTACAACTTGGGCAACGCCTACTTTAGAGAAGGCAAGATCGGTTTCGCCATTTACTATTACAAGTCGGCTCTGCGCCTCGCCCCCAATAACGACGACATTATTCACAACCTCAAGTACGCGCAGGCCATGACCCGCGACAAGGTTGAAGAAGACGGCGAAGAAAACCCGCTTTTGGCAGGACTTTTCAAAGCCCACCATGCGCTTTCTTTAAGGACGCAAATGTGGGTATTGCTCGGGATTTTCTGGGCAATTGCACTCGCCGCAATCGCAAGACGCATCAGTCGTAGCGGTAGGGCAAAGAACGTGCTGATTGGCGCCATGTTTGCGCTGTCTAGCATTTTCTGCATTATCGCCATGAGTGCCGGCTACAAGATTTTTGTTGCCGAAACCGACATCGAAGGCGTCGTAACCGCCAAGGATGCCGACGTGACCAGCGCCCCGAACAACAAATCGCAAACGCTGAACACGCTTTCTGAAGGTACCACATTCGAAGTGCTTTCGGAACAGGGCGGTTTCGTCGAAATCCGCCTCGGTGAAAAAATCCGCGGTTTTGTCAAAACGAGCGACGTCGGAATCGTAAAGTAG
- a CDS encoding glycosyl hydrolase family 8 — protein sequence MKNTSLSAIISVLTLGFFAASNAQDKVTPVKFFDENGAYYGPDCDDKNYTGAYYTGDYTSPFKTVLGKTDQDIKDKLDELWNHYFGGQNDKTVYYEDYDGGYIVDINNNDIRSEGMSYGMMIAVQTNHREQFDKLWNWAKKHMWKDPATGGSGYFAWQANRDGSVRDWGNAPDGEIYFMMSLLFAANRWDDANYMKDAQSILKACWKGNGQSLYSEQSYIATFQPSDGNNTWGDASYSLPAFVDLFSRWSDTNKDKWQKATKATRDHIYNSANSQSGLCSDYSNFDGTPHYAFSENSTRYAFDAIRCPMNYGMDYYLFGADAERQTKIAKVITDFFERDGYKHGHFNWDGTNGYGDFTIGQAGANAVATYALLKEDSYKDLVKKVLQKAWDAKPIVGSQRYYDGLVHYLAMLHLTGNFKIWKPKPKVIKDKEMEAQEINGVAYKEGDTIDWFEDCQLYKVTFLKAAEQPADSVVTGDTTVTDSTEAIHRSIARTAEYKMQRNYDLKGCKVNNSSKARHGMYYGRKVLAK from the coding sequence ATGAAAAACACTTCTCTTTCGGCCATCATCTCTGTCTTGACTTTGGGCTTTTTTGCGGCATCAAACGCGCAAGACAAAGTCACTCCCGTAAAATTCTTCGACGAAAACGGCGCCTACTACGGCCCGGATTGCGACGATAAAAATTACACGGGCGCCTACTACACCGGCGATTACACAAGCCCCTTCAAGACGGTTCTCGGTAAGACCGACCAAGACATCAAAGATAAGCTAGATGAACTCTGGAACCATTATTTTGGCGGCCAGAACGATAAGACCGTGTATTACGAAGATTACGACGGTGGCTACATCGTCGACATCAACAACAACGATATTCGTTCCGAAGGCATGAGCTACGGCATGATGATTGCCGTGCAGACCAATCACAGAGAACAATTCGACAAACTCTGGAATTGGGCCAAGAAACACATGTGGAAAGACCCTGCTACAGGGGGCTCCGGCTATTTCGCTTGGCAGGCAAACCGCGACGGTTCCGTGCGCGACTGGGGTAACGCTCCCGACGGAGAAATCTATTTCATGATGTCGCTCCTGTTTGCTGCCAACCGCTGGGACGACGCCAACTACATGAAGGACGCACAGAGCATTCTGAAAGCCTGCTGGAAAGGCAATGGTCAATCTTTGTACAGCGAGCAATCCTACATTGCGACCTTCCAGCCGTCTGACGGCAACAACACCTGGGGAGACGCCTCTTACAGCTTGCCCGCATTCGTAGATTTGTTCAGCCGTTGGTCCGACACCAACAAAGACAAATGGCAAAAGGCCACGAAGGCCACCAGAGACCACATCTATAATTCCGCCAATTCGCAGTCGGGCTTGTGCAGCGACTACAGCAACTTCGACGGCACTCCGCATTACGCATTCAGCGAAAATTCCACAAGATACGCCTTTGACGCTATTCGTTGCCCCATGAACTATGGCATGGATTACTACCTGTTCGGCGCCGATGCAGAACGCCAGACAAAGATTGCGAAGGTCATCACCGACTTTTTCGAGAGGGACGGCTACAAGCACGGACACTTTAACTGGGACGGCACCAACGGTTATGGCGATTTCACAATTGGTCAGGCCGGCGCAAACGCTGTAGCAACTTACGCTTTGCTGAAAGAAGATAGCTACAAGGATTTGGTCAAGAAGGTATTGCAGAAGGCATGGGACGCAAAGCCCATTGTAGGCAGCCAACGTTACTATGACGGCTTGGTGCATTACCTGGCCATGCTCCACTTGACCGGAAACTTCAAGATTTGGAAACCCAAGCCGAAGGTCATTAAAGACAAGGAAATGGAAGCCCAAGAAATCAACGGAGTCGCATACAAAGAAGGTGATACCATCGACTGGTTCGAAGATTGCCAGCTTTATAAAGTCACGTTCCTTAAGGCCGCCGAACAGCCCGCAGACAGCGTGGTTACTGGCGACACGACCGTCACCGATTCTACAGAAGCCATTCACCGCAGCATCGCACGCACCGCCGAATACAAGATGCAACGTAACTACGACTTGAAGGGTTGCAAGGTCAACAATTCGAGCAAAGCCCGTCACGGCATGTACTACGGCAGAAAAGTGCTAGCAAAATAA
- a CDS encoding very short patch repair endonuclease, which produces MANRQKKRAPMNRSQMMQAVHSEDTKPEILVRRALFKAGLRYRLHRRDLPGTPDLYILKYGVVIFINGCFWHQHGCKFTSRPKSNPEFWNEKFTNNTVRDIKTNWKLSLQGYRVATVWECSIKNDFDHTIERLKAFITSDEETIEI; this is translated from the coding sequence ATGGCTAATCGCCAAAAAAAGCGCGCACCCATGAACCGCTCGCAAATGATGCAGGCGGTCCATTCGGAAGATACCAAGCCAGAAATTTTGGTACGCCGGGCGCTTTTTAAAGCGGGCCTGCGTTACAGACTCCACCGCCGCGATTTGCCGGGCACGCCCGACCTGTATATTCTTAAATACGGCGTGGTCATCTTTATCAACGGTTGTTTCTGGCACCAACACGGCTGCAAGTTCACGAGTCGCCCCAAAAGCAATCCCGAATTTTGGAACGAAAAGTTCACGAACAACACCGTTCGCGACATCAAAACGAACTGGAAACTTTCGCTACAAGGCTACCGCGTCGCCACCGTTTGGGAATGTTCTATCAAGAACGATTTTGACCACACCATTGAACGGCTCAAAGCATTCATCACAAGCGACGAAGAAACTATTGAGATTTGA
- a CDS encoding bile acid:sodium symporter family protein, with amino-acid sequence MHILEKISEFVGKWMAVAVLAIAALSLFIPKSTLWIELSWVNYLLMVVMFGMGLTLKLSDFALVFARPKEISIGCAAQFIVMPALAFLLSKAFGLDAALMAGVVLVGTCPGGTSSNVITYLSKGDVALSVGMTSVNTLLAPVLTPAITYLLLRTTVNVDVMAMFLSIVKVVIVPIALGFVINKFFSKWTARAVKVLPLVSVIAIAMIVAAVVSHNASKILSTGAIVFAVVILHNLLGYGCGFGLGKLLKFSTPKTKALSIEIGMQNSGLATSLASTAFSSLAMATVPGAIFSVWHNISGAILANVYRRKE; translated from the coding sequence ATGCACATTCTCGAAAAGATCAGTGAATTCGTTGGAAAGTGGATGGCCGTTGCCGTCTTGGCCATTGCGGCGCTCTCGTTGTTCATCCCGAAATCGACGCTTTGGATTGAGCTCTCGTGGGTGAATTACCTGCTGATGGTCGTGATGTTCGGCATGGGGCTTACGCTAAAGTTGAGCGACTTTGCACTTGTATTTGCTCGGCCGAAAGAAATTTCCATCGGGTGTGCAGCGCAGTTTATCGTGATGCCAGCCCTTGCATTTTTGCTTTCCAAGGCGTTCGGACTTGACGCCGCATTGATGGCGGGCGTTGTTCTCGTAGGCACATGCCCGGGCGGCACCTCCAGTAACGTCATCACTTATCTTTCGAAAGGCGACGTGGCGCTCTCCGTGGGCATGACTAGCGTAAACACGTTGCTTGCGCCTGTGCTGACGCCGGCAATCACCTACCTGCTTTTGCGCACCACCGTGAACGTGGATGTGATGGCGATGTTCCTTTCTATCGTGAAGGTCGTGATTGTGCCGATTGCGCTTGGGTTCGTCATCAACAAATTTTTCAGCAAGTGGACAGCCCGCGCTGTGAAGGTGTTACCGCTCGTTTCCGTGATTGCGATTGCGATGATTGTGGCTGCAGTTGTCTCGCACAATGCTTCGAAGATTCTCTCTACCGGCGCAATCGTATTCGCCGTGGTAATTCTCCACAACCTGCTCGGCTACGGCTGCGGTTTTGGCCTCGGCAAGTTGCTAAAATTCTCAACACCCAAGACGAAGGCGCTTTCCATCGAAATCGGCATGCAGAATTCCGGACTTGCTACAAGCCTTGCGAGCACCGCATTCTCGTCACTTGCGATGGCGACTGTTCCCGGCGCCATCTTCTCCGTGTGGCATAACATCTCCGGCGCGATTCTCGCGAACGTTTATCGCCGAAAGGAATAA